GTGAACTCCTACTCCAAGGAGGGCGCCATGCGGTACAGCTTCAACTCGCCGTCGACACCGGTGTACGCGCCCAACTCGTACGGCGGACCGCACGCCGATCCGTCGGTTGCCGGTGACGAGGGCCTGTGGTCGTTCGACGGTGAAGCAGTACGCGCCGGATACATCGAACACGCTGAGGACGGCGATTTCACTCAGGCCGGAACCTTGGTCCGCGAGGTCCTCGATGACGCTGCGCGTGAGCGCCTCGTGAGCAACATCGTCGGCCATGCATCGGACGGAGTGAGCGAAGCAGTTCTGCTGCGCGTCTTCGAGTACTGGAAGAACGTGGACGCCGATCTGGGCAAGCGCGTCGAAGAAGGTGTGCGCGCCGGTCAGTAACGGGCGACCTCGCACGTAAGAATGCGGGCCGCTGCAAGGGAATCCAACTCCTTGCAGCGGCCCGCATTTTCTTGTTTTACAGCAGCCCCCACCAGTAGAACAACGTTGCAAGAATGAATTCGACGACAAAATCCACGACGATTCTCCTTCACTTCGACGTACATTCCATGATCCGCGCGTGCCGGCACTGTTTCGACTGAGGCTTCGGCGGGCAGTCGAGTCGTAGGACTGTCTGTGCGGTCCCTTGTGACACCTGGGTTCAGGAGAGGATCGGCCATGATGCGTATCGGCTGCACGTTGATGACGGAGCAGGCTGGGCCCAAGGACCTGATCCGGCATGCGGTTCGGGCCGAGCAGGCCGGGTTCGACTTCGAGGTGATGAGTGATCACTACTCGCCGTGGCTGACCGAACAGGGTCACGCCCCGTACGCTTGGTCGGTTCTCGGCGCGATTGCGCACGCCACCGGATCGGTTGATCTGATGACCTATGTGACGTGTCCGAGCATTCGATATCACCCGGTGGTGATCGCGCAGAAGGCGGCAACGATGCAGATACTCGCAGACGGGCGGTTCACGCTCGGATTAGGCACCGGCGAGTGTCTCAACGAGCACGTGGTCGGTGACGGATGGCCGTCGATCGATGCCAGGATGGACATGCTGGAAGAAGCAGTGGCCATCATTCGGGCTCTGCATTCCGGTGATCTGGTGAGCTGGAAGGGCGAGTACTTCGACGTTCAGTCGGCTCGTATCTGGGATCTGCCCGAAATTCCCGTCCCGCTCGCAATCGCGATGTCCGGGGACAAGTCCGTCGAGCGATTCGGGCCGATGGCAGACGATCTGATCGGTGTCGCACCGGATTCGCGGCTCGTTCATCAATGGAAACATGTGCATGGTCGCGCGTTCGGGCTTCCCCCGGCGCGCAAGGCCGTCGGCCAGATTCCGATTTCCTGGGATGACGATCGGGACGTCGCTGTTGCCCGTGCGCATCAGCAGTTCCGGTGGTTCGGCCTCGGTTGGCCGGTGAATTCCGAACTGCCGACCCCGGCCGGGTTTGCTGCGGCGTCGCAGTTCGTCCGCAAAGAAGATGTGGCAGAAAATATCCCGTGCGGTCCCGATCTCGATGCGATCGTCGAAGCCGTCAAGGCATACAAGGATGCGGGTTTCACCGATGTGGCGCTGATACAGATCGGCGGCGATACGCAAGACCGCTTTTTCGACGAGGCTGCAAAACCGCTGCTGGAGGCGCTGCACGTCGAATTGGGTTGATCGAGAAGGTCAATCGGGTTCCGCCGAGTGGGCTTGCGTCGAGTCGTGCGCTGCCACCGTGCAATTGAGCCTGTTGAGCGACAAGGGCGAGTCCCAGACCGCTTCCGGACTCGCCTGCGCCGGTTCCGCGAACAAAGCGTTCGAACATCGCTTCCCTCTCGGTTGGGTCTATCACGGCGCCGTTGTCGTCGACGAAGATCGTGGCGGACCCTCTGCTTGCCCCTGCTCGGACGGTGATCTCGACCGTGTCGGCGTGACCGTGCCGGACGGAATTGGTGACGGCGTTGGTCAAGACCAAACGGATTCCGGCCGGAAAGGCGTGGACTGAAAGCTCGTCCGGTGCAGTCAAACGAAAATCGAGCTGAGGGTGCAGCCGAGCGGCATCCGCGACGGCGCGATCGGCAACCTCCACCAGATCGACGTCGTCACAATCCTCGGGATCGGCCACGTCGCCCAGTGCCAGTGTCTCCAAATCGGTGAGGGTGCACTCGATCTGCCGTTGAGCGGCCAACAGCTCGCCCGCCAACTCGCGACGCTGGTCTTCCGTGAGTTCCAAAGTCGCGAGGACTTCCAGATCGGTGCGCATCGATGTCAGCGGTGTGCGTAGTTCATGGGCTGAGACTCGGGCGAAATCGCGAGCCGATTCCAATGCCTGCTCGGTGCGGCTGCGATCGAGTTCGATTCGACTGAGCATGCTGTGGATTGCTTCCGACAGTTCTTCGGCCTCGCGAGTCCCACGCACTGACGGTGCCCGGAGGGACAGCCCTTCGACGTCGAGATCATTACCGATCGCGCTGGTGGTTTCGGTCAACTCCGCAAGAGGCCGGACGGCTCGGCCGGTGAGGAACCAGCCGAGCCCGGCTGCGGCAAGAATCGCGATTACTGCCGCAGCCGCCACCTTGACCTGCTGCTCGCGGATCGCCTGGGTCAGTGGGTCTTCCGGGATACTGACAGCCAGTGCCGTGCCACTGTCGCCGGGCACGAGAACATCCCGACTGCGGACGTCGGTGGTGGCCAACGCGCTGATGGTCGTGGAATTGAATCCAGGGTCGACTACGAACGGTTCTGTTGTTGCGGACGGTGTTTCGATGAAGACCGGGCTCGGCGCACTCGCCGCGACTCCGAGGGTGAGGGAATCGAGGGTGCGTTCCAGTTGTTCGGAGCCGTTGACACGCAAGAAGACCGCGAACGCAATTCCGATCGTGGCAATCACGATTCCGGCGGCCAGACCCGAGGCGATAGCCACTCGAGTCTGTAGGGAGAACGGCCGCTTCATCGTTCGGCCCGCAGGACAAAGCCGACTCCACGGACAGTATGGAGCACCCGTGGGGCGCCGTCGATTTCGAGTTTCTTGCGTAGGTAGGTGACAAATACATCGACAACATTGGTATCGGCGGCAAAATCGTAACCCCAGACGAGGCGCAGAAGCTGGGACCGACTCAGCACCACACCGGCATGTTCGGCGAGGACGGAGAGTAAGTCGAATTCTCGTTTGGTCAGCTCGATTCTCCGGCCGTCGACGTGGGCGCGATGGCCGCGCAGGTCAACCGTCAGAGGTCCCACGACGATCGGGTGATCAAGAGTTGGGGCGCTTCGCGTCGTGCGTCGTAGCAAGGCGCGCAGTCTGGCAACAAGTTCCGCCAGTTCGAAAGGCTTGGTGAGGTAGTCGTCGGCGCCCGCCTCCAACCCGGCAATGCGGTCACCCACGGAGCTTCGGGCGCTGAGTACACAAATCGGGACGTCGTTGCCGATCGCCCGCAAGGCTGTCACCACCCCAACGCCGTCGAGGCCGGGCATGTTGACATCGAGAACGAGGGCAGACGGACACTGTTTGCTCACCGAGGCCAAGGCAGATCGGCCGTCGACCGCTGTTGCCGTGTCGAAGCCAGACAGTCGCAATCCACGTTCGAGCGAGTTCAGTACCTTTGCGTCGTCGTCAACGATCAGAATGCGCTCGCGTGTACTCACCCCAGCCATAGTGCCACCGGATTTCGGCCTGGGGCTTCACACCGAGCGAGGGCCACCGCATTCTCATCAACTCCTAAGAAACCGACAACAGATCTGCAGTGTTGGCTTCATAACCTCGGGTTTCTCGGCCGCGACCGCGCCGAGAATTCCAGAACGTCCGATCAGGGAGAACAACGATGACGCGATTGACAGTGAACGGCAAGCGGGCCCGCCGGACCGGTGTGGTGGTGGCGTCCGTGGCGGTACTCGGCATGGCCGCGGCGCCGGGAATTGCCTGGGCTTCCAACCCGATTTCCGACGGGTCGCCGGTGGCTGTGCGATCCATCGCGACCGCTCCGGCCGAGCTCGGTGGGGCGCCCGTAGCGTGTGGCGCCATGACTCCGATTTCCGACGAGGAGCTGCAGAAGCTCATCGACGAGGGCAAGGTTGTGCGCGCGGAAGAAACCGGTACAGCTGCAATCACGATCGAAGTACCGAGCGAAGCTGCGACATTCATTGCGAGTGAAGGGGTGCCGGCGCTGCCGACCGTCGAGTGGGCTCCGACAATCGAGGGTGCTCCGGCAGCGGTGCTCGACGTGGCCGGCGTCGCTCCGCTGGTAGAAGGGGTTGCTCTGTCTTGCACGGTCGCCGCGGGGTGACACGCGAATAAGCAGCAGGCTGACGAGCGAAAGGAGCTCCGCATGAACCTCTTTGACCTGGAACGGTACGACCGTACTGAACTCGAGATTCACGGCGGGGAAGTCTGTCGGTAGCCCTTGCTACGTTCGTGGCGGTCTCGGCGAGCATGCCGGGGCCGTCGCCGACGGCGTCATGTGTGTGGTGTCTTGTGTCGAGTTCTGCCGGCTCGATGTAAGGCGCGTTTCGAAAGGTGTTGTGTTTCATGGTCATGGGCCCCACCCACGCGATGTCCGGTGCTGCTGTGGGTCTGGTGGTTGCCGAACTCTTGCCGCTCGACTGGGGTGGGCCCACCTCCACTGCCGAAACGCTGACGTTTGCCGGGGTGTGCGCGGGTGCTGCGTTGCTTCCGGATCTCGACACGAGCCAGTCGACGGTTTCCCGGTCGTTCGGGCCGCTGAGCAAGGCGCTGGCGCAGGGTGTTGACGCGGTGTCGGTTGCCTTCTACCGGATCACCAAAGGCAAGAAGGACGGTAAGCGGCGCGGTGGCCACCGGACGCTGACCCATACGGCGTTGTTCGCGGCCGGGCTGGGCACCGGAGTTTCCGCGCTGGTTGTCCAGTTCGGAAAGCCGGCAATCATCATCACGTTGTTCTTCTGTTTGGGCTTGGCTATTCGCGGTCTGGCGGGGGACTTCGCGAAAGACAAGGGCTGGCTGGTCGTCTCCGCGTTGGCACTGGCCCTGTCTGCCGTGACGTGGCAGCAGTATCCCAGCGAAGCGGGATCCACCGGATTGGGCGTCGCGGTTGCGTTGGGATGTGCGACGCACTGTCTGGGCGATGCCATCACCAAGGAAGGCGTGCCATTTCTTGCGCCGCTCATTCCCCTGGGCGGTAAACGGTGGTGGGAACAGCGACTTCCGTCGTTCCTGTCGATACGCGCGGGCGGCAACCTCGAAAAGGTGTTGATCGGCCCGGCGCTCACGCTCCTCACGGTCTGGCTGATCGTGGGTGCGTTCGACGGTGCGACTGACGCCGTCTATGCGGTGTTCTCACCGACTCCGTAACTATTATTACGGAACCACTGGCATCGTAATGGAACTTGTTCTAGGTTCATCTCTACGTAAGTCCGATTCGGCAGAGACGAGTGCTCGTGGAACACAACGGTTCAGTGGAACAAAGTGCTGGGGATCGAACATCTCATGCCAGTTCGGTCAGTAGGCGAGGGTTCATGGCGGCCGGTGTCGGCGCCGCAGCGCTCGCCGGTCTGACCTGGTCACCGGCCGGAGCTGTGCCGTGGGGCCCACAATCCACGCTCGCTCCGCCGCCCGAGTTCCCGGCCGGTATCCCGCTGTCCCAGCAGGCCTACGCCAACTGGTCCAAGGAGATCATTCTCGATCAGGTGTGGACGGCAACGGCTCGGAACTCGGACGACGTGGTTACCCTTGCCAACTGGGCACACCGCAACGGGTACACGGTCCGCGCTCGCGGCACGATGCACGGCTGGAGCCCCCTGACTGTTGTCCCAGGTGCGCCGGTAGATCGAGTGCTGTTGGTGGACACGATGGTTCACCTCAATTCTGTCGACGTGCACAGCGATGGTGATCGCTCCCTCGTGACCGCTGGGGCGGGCGCCAGCATCGAGGCGATCCTCACGGCGCTGCAGAACCACGGCCTGGGTTGGGCCAACTCACCGGCCATCGGTGATCTGTCCATTGCCGGTGCGCTCGCCATCGGAGCCCACGGTGCGACCTACCCCGCTGCGGGAGAAACCATCACCCCCGGCCAGTCGTTCGGGTCACTGAGCAACCTGGTCACGGCCATCACCGTCGTGGCGTGGGACAGCAGTTCGAGTAGTTACACGCTCCGTGAATTCGATCGGTCCGACGTCGAGAGCACGGCATACCTGACCCACCTCGGGCGCACATTCGTCACTTCCGTCACCCTGCAAGCCGGTGAGAACTACCGGTTGCGATGCCAGAGTTTCACCGATATCCCGTGGCAGGAACTCTTTGCACCTCCGGGATCGCCGGGGCGCACCTACGAGAGTTTTGTCGAAGCCTCCGGACGCGTCGAAGCAATCTGGTTCCCTTTCACTGCAACTCCGTGGCTGAAAATCTGGACACCGACGCCCGTCAAACCGCCCCAGTCGAGGGAAGTGTTCGGGCCGTACAACTACTTCTTCTCCGACGCGCTCCCCGAGGCAGTCACCACCCCATTGGGGATGGTGGCCAAGGGATTACAAGCGGCCACGCCATTGTTCGGTGCTTCGCAATTCGGTGCCGTCGCTGCCGGATTGGTGCTCACCGACACCGACGACCTGTGGGGCTGGTCCAAGGACGTGCTGTTCTATCTGCGGCACACCACGGTGCGCGTCGTTGCGGGCGGCGGGGCGGTGATCACCAAGCGTTCCAACATCGCTCGTGTCATCCACGAGATGACAACCTGGCTGAACGAGCGGATGACGCACCTCGCATCGATGGGGCAATACCCCGTGAACATGCCTTTCGA
The nucleotide sequence above comes from Rhodococcus sp. KBS0724. Encoded proteins:
- a CDS encoding light harvesting protein subunit alpha, which gives rise to MTRLTVNGKRARRTGVVVASVAVLGMAAAPGIAWASNPISDGSPVAVRSIATAPAELGGAPVACGAMTPISDEELQKLIDEGKVVRAEETGTAAITIEVPSEAATFIASEGVPALPTVEWAPTIEGAPAAVLDVAGVAPLVEGVALSCTVAAG
- a CDS encoding cholesterol oxidase substrate-binding domain-containing protein, whose protein sequence is MAAGVGAAALAGLTWSPAGAVPWGPQSTLAPPPEFPAGIPLSQQAYANWSKEIILDQVWTATARNSDDVVTLANWAHRNGYTVRARGTMHGWSPLTVVPGAPVDRVLLVDTMVHLNSVDVHSDGDRSLVTAGAGASIEAILTALQNHGLGWANSPAIGDLSIAGALAIGAHGATYPAAGETITPGQSFGSLSNLVTAITVVAWDSSSSSYTLREFDRSDVESTAYLTHLGRTFVTSVTLQAGENYRLRCQSFTDIPWQELFAPPGSPGRTYESFVEASGRVEAIWFPFTATPWLKIWTPTPVKPPQSREVFGPYNYFFSDALPEAVTTPLGMVAKGLQAATPLFGASQFGAVAAGLVLTDTDDLWGWSKDVLFYLRHTTVRVVAGGGAVITKRSNIARVIHEMTTWLNERMTHLASMGQYPVNMPFEVRLCGVDDNGEVLVDSAGVPDLSAVRPRSDRDDWDTAIWMNVVSIPGTPGLSAFLRDMERWMVANYSGDYATFRPEWSKGWAFTNDAAYQDDEFLTRTIPATFRAGGDGNWDFALATYDKYDPHRVFSNTFIDQFMPPA
- a CDS encoding response regulator transcription factor, whose translation is MAGVSTRERILIVDDDAKVLNSLERGLRLSGFDTATAVDGRSALASVSKQCPSALVLDVNMPGLDGVGVVTALRAIGNDVPICVLSARSSVGDRIAGLEAGADDYLTKPFELAELVARLRALLRRTTRSAPTLDHPIVVGPLTVDLRGHRAHVDGRRIELTKREFDLLSVLAEHAGVVLSRSQLLRLVWGYDFAADTNVVDVFVTYLRKKLEIDGAPRVLHTVRGVGFVLRAER
- a CDS encoding TIGR03557 family F420-dependent LLM class oxidoreductase encodes the protein MMRIGCTLMTEQAGPKDLIRHAVRAEQAGFDFEVMSDHYSPWLTEQGHAPYAWSVLGAIAHATGSVDLMTYVTCPSIRYHPVVIAQKAATMQILADGRFTLGLGTGECLNEHVVGDGWPSIDARMDMLEEAVAIIRALHSGDLVSWKGEYFDVQSARIWDLPEIPVPLAIAMSGDKSVERFGPMADDLIGVAPDSRLVHQWKHVHGRAFGLPPARKAVGQIPISWDDDRDVAVARAHQQFRWFGLGWPVNSELPTPAGFAAASQFVRKEDVAENIPCGPDLDAIVEAVKAYKDAGFTDVALIQIGGDTQDRFFDEAAKPLLEALHVELG
- a CDS encoding metal-dependent hydrolase, which gives rise to MVMGPTHAMSGAAVGLVVAELLPLDWGGPTSTAETLTFAGVCAGAALLPDLDTSQSTVSRSFGPLSKALAQGVDAVSVAFYRITKGKKDGKRRGGHRTLTHTALFAAGLGTGVSALVVQFGKPAIIITLFFCLGLAIRGLAGDFAKDKGWLVVSALALALSAVTWQQYPSEAGSTGLGVAVALGCATHCLGDAITKEGVPFLAPLIPLGGKRWWEQRLPSFLSIRAGGNLEKVLIGPALTLLTVWLIVGAFDGATDAVYAVFSPTP
- a CDS encoding sensor histidine kinase KdpD; translated protein: MAIASGLAAGIVIATIGIAFAVFLRVNGSEQLERTLDSLTLGVAASAPSPVFIETPSATTEPFVVDPGFNSTTISALATTDVRSRDVLVPGDSGTALAVSIPEDPLTQAIREQQVKVAAAAVIAILAAAGLGWFLTGRAVRPLAELTETTSAIGNDLDVEGLSLRAPSVRGTREAEELSEAIHSMLSRIELDRSRTEQALESARDFARVSAHELRTPLTSMRTDLEVLATLELTEDQRRELAGELLAAQRQIECTLTDLETLALGDVADPEDCDDVDLVEVADRAVADAARLHPQLDFRLTAPDELSVHAFPAGIRLVLTNAVTNSVRHGHADTVEITVRAGASRGSATIFVDDNGAVIDPTEREAMFERFVRGTGAGESGSGLGLALVAQQAQLHGGSARLDASPLGGTRLTFSINPIRRAAPPAAVLQPRRKSGLAYRRRSVSAPHR